In Massilia violaceinigra, one DNA window encodes the following:
- a CDS encoding DPP IV N-terminal domain-containing protein codes for MRLFVLPLLAAMWAIPAVAATPISLDQAMAHPDWIGTPAETAWWSWDGKQVFYKQKRTGSQLRDIYQAAPGKPRLVGDAELANLDSDKVIYNRERTRSIMLRNGDLFERDLKSGALTQITRGSNGLAAPQYSADGRSVQFRVGHEWLGWNRADRLISPLAAAHATKAPAAAPDADNLRDLQLRLISTLKRQKDDRDASRDRAEQERRADPTRAPAPIYLGDKVVIDGSALSPDGRWLLLVTAPKATDKGRIGKLPRYVTESGYEEFDDQRPRVGRNAPVSHTLKLVNLATREMRDLSFDSLPGIGVDPLADLRKAQKLPELKGNRVVRVDDDGAAVEWNRSGTGLAVMLRAADNKDRWIATVDLAGATLKPAHRVTDNAWVNSGNNEFGWLPDNSTLWYLSEESGYAHLYTRASDGKTRALTQGKWEATRIQWSADGATAFMMCNPKNPGTYEVCSVSAVDAKLREVTALEGVEQFALSPDERKLLVHYSSSYMPAQLATIAASGGAPVKLTDTRSPDFKARSWIEPQYVAVPSTKGAG; via the coding sequence ATGCGCCTATTTGTACTACCCCTCCTGGCCGCGATGTGGGCGATCCCCGCCGTCGCCGCCACGCCCATCAGCCTCGATCAGGCGATGGCCCACCCCGACTGGATCGGCACGCCGGCGGAAACCGCCTGGTGGAGCTGGGACGGCAAGCAGGTGTTTTACAAACAGAAGCGCACCGGTTCGCAACTGCGCGACATCTACCAGGCCGCGCCCGGAAAACCACGTTTGGTTGGCGACGCCGAACTGGCCAATCTGGACAGCGATAAGGTCATCTACAACCGCGAGCGCACGCGCTCCATCATGCTGCGCAACGGCGACCTGTTCGAGCGCGATCTCAAAAGCGGCGCACTGACCCAGATCACGCGCGGCAGCAACGGCCTGGCCGCGCCCCAGTATTCCGCCGACGGGCGCAGCGTGCAGTTCCGCGTCGGCCATGAATGGCTCGGCTGGAACCGCGCCGACCGCCTGATCTCGCCGCTGGCTGCGGCGCACGCCACCAAGGCCCCCGCCGCCGCGCCGGACGCCGACAACCTGCGCGACCTCCAACTGCGCCTGATCTCCACCCTCAAGCGCCAGAAGGACGACCGCGACGCGAGCCGCGACCGCGCCGAGCAGGAACGCCGCGCCGATCCCACGCGCGCACCGGCGCCGATCTACCTGGGCGACAAAGTCGTCATCGACGGCAGCGCCCTGTCGCCGGACGGCCGCTGGCTGCTGCTGGTAACCGCACCCAAGGCCACCGACAAGGGCCGCATCGGCAAGCTGCCGCGCTACGTGACCGAATCGGGCTACGAAGAATTCGACGACCAGCGTCCGCGCGTCGGCCGCAACGCACCGGTTTCGCACACCCTGAAGCTGGTCAACCTGGCCACGCGCGAGATGCGCGATTTGTCCTTCGACAGCCTGCCCGGCATCGGCGTCGACCCGCTGGCGGACCTGCGCAAGGCACAAAAACTGCCCGAACTGAAAGGCAACCGCGTGGTGCGCGTCGATGACGACGGCGCTGCGGTCGAATGGAACCGCAGCGGCACAGGCCTGGCCGTGATGCTGCGCGCCGCCGACAACAAGGACCGCTGGATCGCCACCGTCGACCTGGCCGGCGCCACGCTCAAGCCGGCCCACCGCGTCACTGACAATGCCTGGGTCAACTCGGGCAACAATGAATTCGGCTGGCTGCCCGATAACAGCACGCTGTGGTATCTCTCCGAAGAAAGCGGCTACGCGCACCTGTACACCCGCGCCAGCGACGGCAAGACGCGCGCGCTCACGCAGGGCAAATGGGAAGCGACCCGCATCCAGTGGTCGGCCGACGGCGCCACCGCTTTCATGATGTGCAACCCGAAGAACCCGGGTACGTATGAAGTGTGCTCGGTCTCGGCCGTCGATGCCAAGCTGCGCGAAGTGACGGCGCTCGAAGGCGTCGAGCAGTTTGCGTTGTCGCCGGACGAACGCAAGCTGCTGGTGCACTATTCGTCGAGCTACATGCCGGCGCAGCTGGCAACCATCGCAGCCAGTGGCGGCGCGCCTGTCAAGCTGACCGATACGCGCTCGCCTGACTTCAAGGCGCGCAGCTGGATCGAGCCGCAGTACGTGGCAGTGCCGTCGACCAAAGGCGCGGGCTAG
- a CDS encoding ArsR/SmtB family transcription factor — protein MPMLENSLDLERFAAGADQACALLKVLVNRDRLLLLCQLSHQERNVGELEQLTGVRQPTLSQQLTVLRNEQLVSTRRAGKQIFYSLSSAQASAVMDVLYQQFCSPPPEKKDDATA, from the coding sequence ATGCCCATGCTGGAAAATTCACTCGATCTCGAACGCTTCGCCGCTGGCGCGGACCAGGCGTGCGCGCTGTTAAAAGTGCTGGTCAACCGCGACCGCCTGCTGTTGCTGTGCCAGCTGTCGCACCAGGAGCGCAACGTGGGAGAGCTGGAACAACTGACCGGCGTTCGCCAGCCGACGCTGTCGCAACAGCTCACCGTGCTGCGCAACGAACAACTGGTCAGTACACGGCGAGCCGGCAAGCAGATTTTCTACTCGCTCAGCAGCGCGCAGGCCAGCGCAGTTATGGATGTGCTGTATCAGCAGTTCTGTTCACCGCCTCCGGAGAAAAAAGACGATGCCACCGCTTAG
- a CDS encoding YeeE/YedE family protein, which yields MPPLSPDLVRALAGGALIGLAAAMFLLLNGRIAGISGILGGLLRPVRSELGWRIAFLFGLVLSPLVFVLFAPLPQVHVEAGKASLIVGGLLVGLGTRYGSGCTSGHGVCGIARLSPRSLAATAAFMLAGFVTVFVLRHLLGSGAS from the coding sequence ATGCCACCGCTTAGTCCTGACCTTGTCCGCGCGCTGGCTGGCGGCGCGCTGATCGGCCTCGCCGCCGCCATGTTCCTGTTGCTAAATGGCCGCATCGCCGGCATCAGCGGCATCCTCGGCGGACTGCTGCGTCCGGTTCGTAGCGAACTCGGCTGGCGCATCGCCTTTCTCTTCGGACTGGTGCTCTCCCCTCTGGTGTTCGTGCTGTTCGCTCCCCTGCCCCAGGTGCACGTCGAAGCCGGCAAGGCGAGCCTGATCGTGGGCGGTCTGCTGGTCGGACTGGGCACCCGCTACGGTTCCGGCTGCACCAGCGGGCATGGCGTGTGCGGCATCGCGCGCCTGTCGCCCCGCTCGCTGGCCGCGACCGCCGCCTTCATGCTGGCCGGCTTCGTCACCGTCTTCGTGCTGCGCCATCTGTTGGGATCGGGAGCCTCATGA
- a CDS encoding DUF6691 family protein: MKYVSAAFVSGLVFGLGLILSGMTDPAKVIGFLDLAGDFNPALAFVMAGAIPVAAIAFRIAARRSTTLLGGTEHLPDSRKLDRRLLTGALTFGAGWGVAGYCPGPALASLATGGSDALVFVAAMLGGMLLFELIESIRKARRVR, from the coding sequence ATGAAATACGTCAGCGCAGCGTTCGTCAGTGGCCTGGTCTTTGGGCTTGGCCTGATCCTGTCGGGCATGACCGATCCGGCCAAGGTGATCGGCTTTCTCGACCTGGCCGGCGACTTTAATCCCGCACTGGCGTTTGTGATGGCCGGCGCCATTCCGGTAGCGGCGATCGCCTTCCGCATCGCGGCGCGGCGTTCGACGACGCTATTGGGCGGAACAGAGCACCTGCCCGACTCGCGCAAGCTCGACCGGCGCCTGCTGACCGGCGCGCTGACCTTCGGCGCGGGCTGGGGCGTGGCCGGCTACTGCCCCGGCCCCGCGCTGGCATCGCTGGCGACCGGCGGCAGCGATGCCCTGGTTTTCGTCGCGGCCATGCTGGGCGGGATGCTCCTCTTTGAATTGATCGAATCGATCCGCAAGGCACGCCGCGTGCGATAG